A region from the Plasmodium vinckei vinckei genome assembly, organelle: mitochondrion genome encodes:
- a CDS encoding cytochrome c oxidase subunit 3 — protein sequence MLAIIISEALLFITYFWGILHFCLSPYPLYNEGIIITSSRMLILTITFILASASCMTACLQFLIEKGMSFEISSIVCIIYLLGECFASLQTTEYLHLSYYINDAVLGTLFYCVTGLHFTHVIVGLILLLIYFIRIVDQYDVNTEWSYSYIGISYVILTHTDQMTLLYWHFVEIVWLFIEFFFYSE from the coding sequence ATGTTAGCAATTATTATTTCTGAAGCTTTATTATTTATAACTTATTTTTGGGGAATATTACATTTTTGTTTATCCCCTTATCCATTATATAATGAAGGAATTATAATTACATCATCTAGAATGTTAATATTAACAATTACATTTATATTAGCTAGTGCATCATGTATGACAGCATGTTTACAATTCCTTATAGAAAAAGGTATGAGTTTTGAAATATCTAGTATTGTTTGTATTATTTACTTACTTGGTGAATGCTTTGCATCATTACAAACTACTGAATACTTACATTTAAGTTATTATATAAATGACGCTGTATTAGGAACTTTATTTTATTGTGTAACTGGTTTACACTTTACACATGTAATAGTTGGTTTAATATTATTACTAATATACTTTATAAGAATAGTAGATCAATATGATGTAAATACAGAATGGTCTTACTCATATATAGGAATATCTTATGTTATTTTAACTCATACAGATCAAATGACTCTTTTATATTGGCATTTTGTCGAAATTGTATGGTTATTTATAGAGTTCTTCTTTTATTCAGAATAG